Below is a window of Candidatus Ancaeobacter aquaticus DNA.
TTTGTGGAGTTACACGCACGTTACAAATACGTGTGTTTATCGCCACATCTACACAGCGTGCATTATTAGCACGCGCGCGCGCAATGATCTCTTTTAAGGCACTCGGTCTTTGCTGTGCAACGACAACGGTACCATTCTTTTTGATAATACCCGCCTTTTCACGCGCAATAGCAGCAAGGGTCTTACCCAAGATGTGTGTATGATCATATCCAATCGGCGTTATAACGGAAAGAAGAGGCTTGACAACGTTGGTTGCATCTAGTCTCCCCCCTAACCCCACTTCTATAACGGCAATATCGACTTTTTTCTGGGTAAAATAGGAAAATGCAGCTGCGGTAAGGATCTCAAAAACTGTTCCATAATCCTTTTTTGAAGAATTACTTTCTTTTGTCGCTGCTGCAATTTTGTGAATAGTTTTAGCAAATTCATTCTTTGTTATATGAGTTACGCCTACCTGTATTCTCTCTCGTACAGTGACAAGGTGCGGTGACGAGTAAAAACCAACCTCGTACCCTGCTTCATGAAGCATTGATGCAATATACGCTGCAGTTGACCCTTTACCTTTTGTTCCGGCAACAAGGATTGTTTTGCATTGTAAGTGGGGGTTACCAATCTTTTTGAGCAGTTTGCGAAAGCGGGAAAGATTATAATGTGTCTTTTTATATGCTGGCAAAGTGATTCTTTCATAATCAGTATGCCCATAAATATACTGACATGCATCACTGTAAGAGAATGTCTTTTTCACATCTGGTGCCAAATAATAGTGTGTATCCTTAGTGTATCGATATATCAGCTGTAAAACACTCTACCGATAATATCCCTGCGATAAATAACCCCGAGAAGCTTATCATTAGTGTCTACGACGTACACTCTGCGTATATCTTCTTTAACCATTTTGAAGGCGACTTCAATGAGTGGCGTTGTTTCTTTTACTTTAACAACCATCGGGGAAAGCAAATTCCTTACTTTAATTTTATCTTGTTTCTTAAAAAAATCCTCAAATGGCTCAAAGTCTGAAAGATAGGCAATATTTCCAAGCAAATTCGCGTAACTAGGAAGACCTACACATAACAGTCCCTTACCGGTTAAATCTCCTATAAGTTTATCTCCGGGCCCCAAAACCGGTGCGCTATCAATTCCCTTCTTAAAAAATAAACCGACAACTTCTTTTAGATTCATCTCCGGCGATACCGAGGTAATATTTTTGTTCATGAAATCGCCTGCTTGAAGCTCTTTTTTAATACGTACATCAGCTTTTTTAATAATACTTATTACCTCTTTCGCCTTCTTCGCCTCACAAAGCGCCTTCCTATTTGCTGAAACTTTAAGAAAAGCAGATAACGCTGCAAGCGTTTGCAATAATAAAAGATTTTTTGTGTGCGGACAAAGGATAAGGAAAAACAGCTGCACTTTTTTACGATCCGGGGCGTCTACGGCTATACCTGATTTTGAAACTCCAATAGCAATAAAAATATCTCGTAACCCTTCTATGCGTGCATGGGGGAAACTGATACCGTTTCCTACTGCGGTACTCCCATTACGTTCCCTGTCCCAAATAGCATCCTCAAGGACTTTGCTTGTAGGCACTCTATCCTTATTCATAACTATCGCATGCACCAACTGTTTAACAACCTCTTCCTTTGTTGTCGCTTTTAAATCAACTATAACTAAAGATTCATCAAGTATATTTATTAGATTCACGCTGAATCGCTCCCCTCTTTATACTGTTTTTATTTAAATACAATGCGCTTCTTTTTTTCTATGTATCGCACACGCAACAATAGAAGATATAACATCTTCATACTTCATCCCGCAAGCCTCAGCAGCTCTTGCAAAACCGGCATCCGGCGAGATACAGGGATTTGCATTCACATCAATGACAAATAATTCTCCGCTCGAATTCATCCTAAAATCAATTCTTCCGTAATCTCTTAACCCCATTGATTTATACGCAATGAGCGCGTACTTTTCAAGCAAAATCTTTTTTCCATCATCTATCTGTGCCGGGCATAGGGGTTGAGACCCCTTATACTCCATACTTTCCTTTATCCATTTCGCCCTATAGCTGACAATATTGGGCATATCTGACGGCATTTGAGAAAAATCAATTTCTGATAAAGCAAGTACTGTTGGAGGGTTGTTCCCTAAAATTGACACATTAAATTCTCGTCCTTCAATGTACGTCTCGATAATAACTTCGCTATATCGCTTGATCATATCTACAGCTGCTGCTTGCAGTGTTTCTACGTCATAGACCACTGACTCTGCACAAATACCAATGCTCGCATCTTCACGTGCAGGTTTTATGATAAGAGGAAATGACATCGTGTTTCGATCTACCTCTTCCACCGTGCTAATAACGGTACTTTCAGGAACCCTCACCCCGTGAAAAGTAAGAATTTTTTTAGTGATTACCTTATCTAAACTCATGCCAAGCGCTAGTGAGTCTGAACCGGTATAGGATATGCGCAAAAGTTCAAGAAGAGCAGGAATATTTTTTTCATATGAGCTCTGATTATAGACACTTTCAACTAAATTGAAGACCGCATCAATATTTGAAAAAGTGAGCGAATTAATAAAATCAAAACAATCATGTTTTAAAGGAATGAGAATAGCTTCTTCCCCCTGTGTACGTAAAGCTGAACATACCGCGTTACTCTCATCTAAAACATCTGCCTCAGCCTCATATATGTCATGACGTACTTCCGATGTTTCAATATCATTGTAGATTACCGCAATGCTAATAAGAACCTCCCTAATTCACTACACACTCTTTTCGCAACAATTCATCGCCCCTGCTGTTATTAACACGCACTTCATACTTTCCTGACTGCGAAGCACCTATTTTATGTGTGCTGTATGTTCTCCATCTAACAGAATTCACCGGCAATACATAGCGTGCGATTTCTTTATTGTCCCGAAACCATACATGCTCAATTTCTGTTGGTCTTTCTGCTTCGAGAACCACGGTATAAAAACAAAGATTTCCGACTTGCGCGTCAAATAACGAAGAGATACCCTCCGGCACTCT
It encodes the following:
- a CDS encoding folylpolyglutamate synthase/dihydrofolate synthase family protein; translated protein: MAPDVKKTFSYSDACQYIYGHTDYERITLPAYKKTHYNLSRFRKLLKKIGNPHLQCKTILVAGTKGKGSTAAYIASMLHEAGYEVGFYSSPHLVTVRERIQVGVTHITKNEFAKTIHKIAAATKESNSSKKDYGTVFEILTAAAFSYFTQKKVDIAVIEVGLGGRLDATNVVKPLLSVITPIGYDHTHILGKTLAAIAREKAGIIKKNGTVVVAQQRPSALKEIIARARANNARCVDVAINTRICNVRVTPQKQWFDYNAPNMHIRKLCIGLIGSHQINNAATALHVIDYLNQTPQFSIPLYAMRKGLKNVVWSCRIEIVSKKPWVILDGAHTVNSAHHLVKTLDQAIRYKNMILVLGLSTQKDVAGIAKELCSHAETVIITCADPVRGIDPHEIEKVCRVSCPDVQIKNDPLKAFRHARSIAKAEDCICVTGSLYLAGAIKKMLDRTKR
- a CDS encoding PTS sugar transporter subunit IIA, coding for MNLINILDESLVIVDLKATTKEEVVKQLVHAIVMNKDRVPTSKVLEDAIWDRERNGSTAVGNGISFPHARIEGLRDIFIAIGVSKSGIAVDAPDRKKVQLFFLILCPHTKNLLLLQTLAALSAFLKVSANRKALCEAKKAKEVISIIKKADVRIKKELQAGDFMNKNITSVSPEMNLKEVVGLFFKKGIDSAPVLGPGDKLIGDLTGKGLLCVGLPSYANLLGNIAYLSDFEPFEDFFKKQDKIKVRNLLSPMVVKVKETTPLIEVAFKMVKEDIRRVYVVDTNDKLLGVIYRRDIIGRVFYS
- a CDS encoding ATP-grasp domain-containing protein — its product is MSLDKVITKKILTFHGVRVPESTVISTVEEVDRNTMSFPLIIKPAREDASIGICAESVVYDVETLQAAAVDMIKRYSEVIIETYIEGREFNVSILGNNPPTVLALSEIDFSQMPSDMPNIVSYRAKWIKESMEYKGSQPLCPAQIDDGKKILLEKYALIAYKSMGLRDYGRIDFRMNSSGELFVIDVNANPCISPDAGFARAAEACGMKYEDVISSIVACAIHRKKEAHCI
- a CDS encoding DUF2914 domain-containing protein; translation: MGLRSDNIKICLLAFCVIYGLLLGGCAQKKDSVQVMPPRSSDMPFNEKAVPGNTDSVSLKAIAPKRTLSIGESVFCTAVHDRVPEGISSLFDAQVGNLCFYTVVLEAERPTEIEHVWFRDNKEIARYVLPVNSVRWRTYSTHKIGASQSGKYEVRVNNSRGDELLRKECVVN